CCCAGATCTCCCTCCCCTGGCTGCTCCGGGTCCAGTTTACTCACCATGATGGAGAAGACTAAAGCCACGATGTTGATGGGGTACGCGGGGCAAAAACACGAGACGATGGAGAGCCACAGGTAGTTCCTGGGCATGGGCGCGTCCTCCTCGGTCTTCTCATCCTCAGTGTTGGTCTCAGGACTGCTGTCCAAAGCCCTCTTGAAGTCCGAGCTGGGAGCGTACTGAGACATGGGCGAGgcggccggtgcagggaggcggAGGACTGCCCAGTCGGCGCGGTCTGGGACTCTGGCCTCAGGCTCCTGGCGAGTCTCTGAAAAGCCAGTGGCGCGGGACTCCAGGGAGACGTAACCTCacccctccagctccctcccGTTGAACCCGCTTGGGCTCAGGGACTTGGGCCAAGAGCCTCCGcacaagagggagggagggagcgagggagtgggggaggcagcggggaggagagagggagccaGCCAGCCTAAGAAACAGGGGAAAGGCACTCCTTGACGACACACCCAGAGACCATCAGGCAGACGCACAGACTCACACTGAAGAGCCCAGGATAAAACGAGGCTTAGGGAAGGGAAATCGAAGGccctttaaagttgcaaactagcCGATGACATACAAGCTGAAATGACCAGCTCATCCTTTTAAGCAGCTGAATTTGAATACATTCAGTGTTACAGAGGTGAACCAACTCCATCCAGTTGGCCACCCAACTCTACCTAGGTGGCAACAGACTTACTACTTCCTCTTCATTCAACAATTTGCCTCGCCTGCCTTCATCCTTCTTCTAAGACTCTGAACACTGAACCTCAGTAATTTCTCTCCTCCAACAGGTGGGCAAGCAGCAAGGAGCTTAGCTTTGGGCCAACCTTTCACACACCGCACAAGAGGCCTCTGGAGACAGTCAGGGCTGGCCCCGGTACCCTCCACTTTTTCCCAAACACGGAAACAAGAAATCCTTCTCCTCCGCACTTTTCCACCTATAGGAGAGAAGCAGGTAGATCTAACTAGTGTAGACAACCCAGGTGGATAACTGGgatggggaggagaaagagagagagagagatccactTTGGGAACTGGGATGAGGATAGCAACTGCATCTGTATCTGAGCAATTCATGAAAGACGGCGTGGGCTGGGGCTCCAAACCCAGGCAAAGCTGGGAAATTGCCACATCTGAGTTGAATGACCTCAGGAAATTCCCTTCACCCTTGCTGAGCTCCAATTTCTTCATccacaaaaaaagtgaaattataagGGTGCCTGCCTCATAGGGATGCTGGGAAGACTATGAGATTGCATGTTAAGCCAGGTGAttctaagtgctcaataaatgcttgctatTATGAGGACAATATTTTCCCCCCAAGGTAGTCATCATACAGTATCTCAGACCCAATATCCAGGGTTGCAAATATTTCACCCAAAATCCAGAGTCTGAGCTGGAGGGccacagagaaatacaaataattttagtATGCAATTCTCCAAAACAATTGCTCacatgatcatgtggagaaatgaGATGAGATGAAGGATTAATCATCTGCTTGGCTTTCCCAGAACATGAATTGATTATCTGAGATGATCTCACTCACCTCATGGGGCCATACTGACTTCGTAATCTACCTCCCTCATTGGGCAGCAAACTCCCTGAGAGAGGAAACCGTGCTGCTCACCTTTGTGTCAGCACTTGACAGAATACCTGGCATTGTGCTTGGCATAGCTTGCTGGGTGaacataaaaagatgaaatagaGCCTTCTCCACTATGTCTTCTCCCTCATTCCTCAAGCGGGAATAAACCAAAGGATTAGATTCATCTCCTGAGTTCTCAACTAATGCTTCGACTTGGCTGCCCCCTCAGACTGTCACATGACTGCTCCTGATTTCTCAGCTGTCAActgaaatgtcacttcctcagagagaGCTTCTCTTTAGATTTCATTAGTGTATGTCCCCATAATTATTATGTATTTGACCAGTTTTTGTGATATGTATCACTATTGTAATTTATTTGCTTGCTCTTTCGCTGTCTTTCTTGAGACTCTAAGCTCTGTAACCTGTTCAGGGCTGTATCTCCAGGACTTAGAATCGTCCTGGCACAACTAGGAATGCCGGAAATAGTTCTTGAATGAATGGATCAGAATTTTACCTGCAAGTATTGACAAATGATTCCCAGATCTTGACCAAGACCTACTTGAGTTAGAATTTCCCAGGAAGGAActtcagaaatctgtatttttaatgcctgagaaatctgtatttttagaaCACTCTCCAGTGATTTTGATGTAACTGAATGTTTTCTCAAATCCCACTACCATCTCTAATTCTCAGGATGTAGGTCTGGATCTTTCCTCTGAGAGTCCCCTCTGGTGCCTTAAACTCAGCATGTCAAAGGTGAACGTGTCCTCCCCCAGAACCTGTTTCTTGGCTCGGTCCTTGGCTAATGGGTCCTGCCACCTCTCTAACCGTCTCTCCAACCAGTCTTCTCCCTTCACTAAGTCCAGTTACAGAggccttttcccccttttctcaaGTAATACACCTAGGCTTTTCCTATCCCAAGGCCGTGTACccgctcttccttcttcctgaaatgcttccctttctctcttcaccTGTTGACTCCTCATTTTTCAGGACCCATCACCTCATATATTATTACCTCCTGAGTCCTTCCCTGACCATCATATCCAAGGCAGGCTTCCAtcttctttttctccatcttATTATCCTGTTTATTTCCTTTGTCACAGTTATCACAAGCAGAAATTGTCtcgtttatttatttgtttactattTACTGTCTGTCCTGTCCCGACAACTAGAAGGTAAACTCACAAGAGCAGAGATACGTATTTTTGTTTAGTTCACTGTGGTGTTCCCTGGGCCCAGTTCCTGGTCTTTAGTAGGCGCCCAATAGACTCAATAAATTGTGCATTTAGTCATTCAAGTTAGGAACCTGAGGgccttgttttctctttccttcagccTCTAAGTGGACAATTCATCAAACCCTACTGATTCCATCTTAAACGTGACTCTCCATTccaccctcctttccccatcCCCACGGCCAGTATCTGAGCTGCAGCTTTCACCAATAGCGAAAAGGCTCTGACGGGGGCTGTGTGAGCCGTACTTGTGATCTCAGCCTGGTGAACTTAGCTGGTGTGACTAAGCCCAAGGATTGGGTGCCAAATGGAATTTTGCTGTTTCAAGGTCATAAGCTGCACTATCCACTCCAACCCACTTGTGTCATCCacagaaatacatacaaaaaacGGTGCTGTTGACTCAGCAGAGCCCATCTCCTCTGCCAGGAAAACAACTGTTCAACCCTGGTCCAACACCGTGTAATcaccatttactgagtacctactgtgtgcattCAGTGCATTCCCTAGGCGCATCATCTCATTGAATTCCTACACCACCATTTGCAAGGTAGGTGGAGAGGTTTCCTTTTTACACCTGAGGAAACCTAGGATCAGACAGGTAAAGGGTCATGTGGAAGGTCTTGTAGCTGAGTGGAGGTGCCCGGATTTGAACTAGGTCTAAGATACCCATTCACCTAGCAGGTCCAGACAGGACATTCAGTCGGGCATCTCTAAAGTTTCCTGGAGTTATTATATTCTGCTCAGGGAAGATGGATTAATAGCTTGTTGACTGGTCTAAAATGTAGTAGTGAAATTGCAATCACTTGAAAGATTTACAATTAGATTGAAAAGAAAGCACGTATACCAGGAAGTGGAATGTATATGTGTTGATTCTTGAGCGATACATTAGATCACTCAGTAGGGGTTTCCAGCTCTAATTTCCTGAGCTTCACTAATTTTCTCTTAAGAGGTCAGTTTATTGCTTCTGAATGAACCCTACTGGCTGACTGCTTAATAAAGTGGCAATACcttcccattttaaaatgaaaggagaaaagtgACTGCCTAATGGCCCGTCTAGGAGAGGGAAGAGACTCACTGTAGCTTTCCAGATTCTGATGAAGCAACTTACCTTTTCTGATCtttgaaaaaagttttatttccaAATGTAAAAGTAATACTTGCATAGAGAGAGAAAAGTTGGAAAACGAATAAAGGCATAAATAATAAGAGGTATCACCTGTATCCTACCATCCAGTGGTAACCACCATAAAAATTAGGGAATTTTTCCTTCTAATCCTCTTTCTATATGTGTGTGTCATATCTCTATTAACAttctttgcagatattttcatagTCTGCCTCATTTCCTACTAATTAGATGGActgttctttatcagatatttaGGTTACTTTTAGTAggttttcattgttaaaaaaacatgaaaaatgctgTGATGGACATCTTTTGTACCCAATCACCAGCATGTGTGATCATTTGTTTATGACTCCTGATCTTACAGGGTAGATGTCTGTCTTTAAAAGGCCAGAGAAAACTCAGATTTGCTGGTTGAGAAATTGTATTCTAAGATATGTACCAaaggtaaaatttaaatttaggcCAAGGAAACAATCAAAGATTCAGTGGACTATAGAAATGAGATGATTCAGATGAGACAGATTCAAAGAAGAACTTCTCAATGCCAAACGGATCCCCAGATCTACAGAATTTAGTGGGGTGATGTTGAATCTGTGCTTTTCGATCTTAGTTGTGTCTAGGATTCCATGataggaggaaggagggaggcagggaggggaacagagagagaagggagaaagagatatTGAGAATCTGCTgatctgtgaaaaatgcaaggGAATGGTTCCAGATCTTTAGGAATGGGAAGAAGTCGAATGCGTTTGCTGCCAAATTTTGCATTAGTCTCAAGTACCAGGCTTCAGCAGTCATAAAGTAACTGCTGTCGTCTCAGGGGTTTGCTACAAAAGAACAGTATCTTTTTGGCTAATATTATTAGAAAACCATTTAcctttccagtttccaacaaCTTTGGTCCTCTTGCCagggagaaaaaagagcaaaacagGGGAGAAGGGAGTATGGTCAGGGAAACAGATTCTGTACTGTTAATTTCTTAAACCACACCTTTTAATGAAATCACTTGAGGATGGAGAGGCATAAAACACAAACTCTCAGACTTAAAATGCAATACTTTTCCCATTCATCCTCCACTGCACCAGAGAAGAACAGTATCCAATCCATCATTTTTCTTGATGATtagatctcacacacacacacgtgtcttGATATATCAACtgataatatttaataatgataATGCTGTGTTTTAGGTTATACTCTGCAACTTATGGATGAACCTGCtgtaaaaaatttaagaaacaaacttcaattaaatagagttgggagaccacaagggggagctctcatgccctgCAATGATAACAGAGCCTAGCCTGAAGAAGAAagatttctctcctttcctggcAAAGACTCAgacaatgaaaagccatggactctatTTACTAGAGCCCTCgcaacttccttttcccctctataaaagcGTTCTCTTTCCCTTGCGGTGCCGGGACCTGCATGTGGCTCACCATGGCGACAGACCCCGTATTGCAGTTCTCTGCGGATCCTGAACatacccatctttgctggagaaatacctggcagtctatttgtttcgGGTCAAGAAACCACTCATAATAATCAGCAAATATTATAATAGGGATCACAGAAGTTAGAAAGAAATAATCTATACCTCAACCTACTAGTACATTTTCCACGCCTCCTTCTAATCCCTGAGTGTATTCAGGTATATTTCATACACTTGCAATGAAAGTGTATGCATCATTCtgaatcttgaattttttttaaacctaatgcTCTGTATTATACCCTTCCCAAGTGTGAAAGAGGGGTGCCAGCCACTCTTTTGCTCCTGGAGAACTGCACTGTGGTTCCCCACAATTCTGCAAAGAGTCCTTCCTCTAATGTTCTAATGTGAATGTGTCAGTTGAGGTCTGCTGGGTCCAAGGCTGACTTAGAAGGTCTCCTTggggaggtgacatctgagtggAGAACTGATGGCTAAAAAGAGGCCAGACATTTGAAGAGCTGagagaagaacattccaggcaatgggaatggcatgtgcaaaggccctacAGTGGGAAAGAACTTAGGAtgctgaagaaacagaaaaaaggccAGTGAGGGTAGGAGATGAGGTAGCAGAGGCCAGACCTTGTAGGACCTTTCCAGCACTGGTAAGGAgcatggattttattctaagagcaACGGGAAACCTTTGAAGCATTTTAAACCAGATTATGATGTGAGCCAATGAACATTCTTCTGCGCTGATCAGTTGCACTAATGAGTTGCTAGAGAGTGATTAAAATTGACTTTGGGAAATTTATTTCCAGGCtgtctattaaataaaatattacataaaattattaggtaataacatttttaatttctaagagctCCTTATTTACTGATATCTTCAGTATTATTAGGGCCtataattattattcttatttaaaaatgaatatcttCTTGAATCTCTCTGAAACTACTAATTATAACTTTAAGGatgttttcttttatagtttctcTCTTTTGATTGTAGGTCAGTTGTGCTATTTTCATCTTAGTTCTCTGAGGAGCTCTGGCTGTCCCACTCATATTTATAATGAAATTGGTTAGCTCATATCAGCAGTATTGTGCATTTCCTCCACAATATTTCCAGCAGGACTTCTTCCTTGAATAGAAGACAATTATCTTATGTAACCCTCATCATGACTGTATTTGTTATCTGTTGCACATAACAAATGATATAAACATTCAGCAGCTTGAAACAAATATGTATTAtctcataaatatgtattatgtCATGGCTTTTATGGGTTGAGAATTTTGGTGCAGCTTTTATCAATAACCTGTCAGAGTCTCCCtcaggctggggctgcagtcatctcaAGGCTTAACCGGGGGGGAATTCACTTTCAGGCTCACTCACGTGGCTGTTGGTTGGCCTTATGTCTCTGCTGACTACTGACACGGCAGCTTGTTTCTCCAAAAGAAGCgggttggggtgggagaggggtaggaggagagagagaaagagaaagagagagactctTGCAACCTAGTCTCACCCCACCTTTACTGCTGTACGCTACTGGTTACAGTGGTCACTCCATCCAGCACACACTTAAGGGGACGGGAGGTACGAGAACATAAATGGCTGAAGATGGAGATCCCTGGGGGCCACCTCGGAGGCTGCCTTCTATAACACCCTATGGTCTACTTCTAACTCCCAGTGAGGAGCTGGGTTATGGCAAGGTGAAGTCACCTGCCCAATATCCTACAGCCAATGAATCAGGGTTAAGTCAGGGACCCAGGTGGATGTGCTTCCAAAGTCTGCCCTCTTAAGCGCTACGCCACTCTCTTCCAAAGTGTAGATGCATCACTGGGGTAAGTGTAAAGTCATTTAAGGTGATACAGAGGGTCTCAGGTTGGCATTAACAAGCCTTTAACTCCTCTAACCCTCATTAACTTCCCATTGAACCAAGACAGGGCTGGCCGCAGGCTGTAAGTCTTGGCAAGGCAATGGTATCTAGCTAGACTTTAATACACTGTTTTCTATGAATGGTGTTTACTTCCAGTTATGACAGGTAGGGTGGCTATAAACTAATGATAGTATCATaacatttcctttgaaaacatgtcttaaaaatagaaagtatgTTAATTAAAGTACAAATTTAAACAGCAAAGATGACGCTCAGAAACAGCAAACACAGGGAAGGTCATCTATGGATTAATAAAGCTGGGGAAATAttattctgaaaagaaactcaggCATAATAATCCCTTTCTTTTGGTTCAATCTCTCCtcccttcattttataaaatgtgtaaaGTGAAACTGTAAATAATGCCCCTAAGGGTGCGCAGTCCCCATAATCACAGCCCAAGACTCTCTTGCTGATATTTTCCTTGTCTCTTTCACTTCTAGTGTTTATCGGCTTGAAacactttctttttgctttctccaCTCCCATCCCACTATTTCCAATTCACTTTCCTTTAATCAGAATTTCTCAAgagcagcactactgacattttgggccagatcgTTCCTTGTTGCGGGGACCATCCTGTGCCTTACAGGATGgtgaacagcatccctggcctccacccaccagATTCCAATAGCATCCGCACACCCAactgtgacaaccagaaatgtctccagatattgcccTGTACTTCCTCGGGGAGGGTGGGGCAAAAATCCCTTCAATCAGGCATCACTGCTCTAAAGCAGTGTTTTTTATTCCTACAAAATCTTAGGtcctgctggtgctgctggtctgTGAAATGCACTGAATAACACTGCTCCAAACTACACAGCCTAGTAAGGtaaccatttttttccttccatttttggAGACTTGTGTATATTACAGTTGCAAATGCAAAATAACACTCCATTTAGTACCAACATTTGCTGTTAATTAAATTAGGTGTCCTATGTGGAAGATGAAGATTCCAGCATTAACATTTCAGGAACAAATTTTTCCTGAGGGGTAGAGACCACACAcaacataattttatttcctacatGGGGCAAATTAGAAATCAACAGGATAAATGAAGAGGAAATGCTTATTGAAAACAATCATTACATCGtgttattttgaaggaaaaaaaaaaagtaacgaGCCTCACCTACATGGTTAGCAAGCACAGTCTGAGGAAAGTTTGTAGAATGAATACAAGTGAAGTGAACAGCTCCTTAATGCGCTGCTGCAGTCCACACAGAGGCCGGGATGAGCTCAGACTCTTCCCAGACAGCAGAATAACCATTTTTTAATTGCTTCAGAGAGCTTCCTGGGAAAGCTGCACATTAGCGAGGGTTTGGAGGCTGTGGAGAAGCAGGAAGGGTTGTAATGCTGCCCTAAATGTCTTCAATTATACATAACGGGGTGGGCTTTTCCATCACGATCCAACGAAAAAACAGCTTTTCTGGGCCTCTTAGGGAATTTTGTGCATTAAGGATGAAAACTTTCCTGGATCTTCTGGGCCAACGAGGGCTCTATGTTTCTTCTGAGTAAGAGTGAAAGTGGGTTTTCAAAATTCAGAACCACAGCAGAGCGCGCATTTGACCTGCTCTTCCCCCCTTCCCTTTCTGTCCCTAtcaactgcctcctcccccactgctctttccacccctctcccttctttctgTACTTTTGACCTTTCCTGCAAACTGGATATAATGAGGCACACAGtgcttttcttttgtcttatgaTTTGCATTCTGAGAAGCTCTGAtcgttgcttttttttttttttcaaaaaccaaaacaaagcagcACATTTCCAGGAAATAGGATGTGATATTGCTGATCAGCTATAAGAGTTTTCAACCATATGGTATTGCTTGACACCGGATGACTCATTTTTTCAGGTGACCAAAGTTGGGAAGAGTAGAGTTCAGGCAAACAAGAAAGAAGGTTCCAAATATCAGGACAAATCAAACCGGTATGTAATGGACTCTCCACTTCTGAAAGTTTCCCAGCACAGGCTGCTCATGTCAGGAAGGCCAGGCTGCATAAACCTGACCTCTTCCTGGCTActcaccagaatcacctggggaactttcCAAAAGAGGCAGATAAATTTGTAaccttgggttcaaatcctagcatctctattaaaaaaaaaaataatcttcccCTGAGACCCAGATGAAGTCAATCTGGCTCTGGTCCCAAATGGCATTTGGAACCAGTAAGATGGCAGAACTGAAAGGTCCCTTAGAAGAGCTGGGGGACTCCCTGAGATCCTCCATGACTTTAGGAACTGATTTAGGTCAAGGGTCATGTACATCACACAGAGAATAACAGTAGCCAATATAGTACAGCCCAAAGTGGCACGTACACGCCTGGATGAGTCGAATCCCTGTTCTTccccttctttctggggtgactttggacaagtcatctggtctctgtgagcctcagttttcttgcctATAAAATGGCACGGTCACTAACGAGGTTGGGGAGTTAATGCATGTGAAGTGCTATGCATGGTGCCTGACAGGtgataagtgctcagtaagtgctaAGTAATGGGAGTTCAAAAAAGACAAAGTCACTTTTATCAAGAGGACTTGAGGAGGCATGAGATGAGCTAAAACCATTTGGATGCTTCAAGTTAGAGGATAGACGCTTAAGAGCCACGATCCAAACTGAAACCCATGAAAGGGATAATGGAGAAGTCATTTGTTTACAAGAGTGAATGTCCTTTCCTAATCCCCAAATACCTGGGAGATTTCAGCTTAAACCAAATGACAGAACATTTCATTACTGAACTTTTGATACTTGGAGCCACACTGGACCTTTTTTCTGTTCCTCTGAAAACTCTTATTGTTGCCTTGGGGCTTTTGCATAATCCCTCCAGCTGAACGACGATACCTGTGATCTTCACCTGGTTTTCAATTATGTTTTTCAATTATTTGTATTCTCATTATTTACTTAGCATCTATCTTCC
The genomic region above belongs to Camelus bactrianus isolate YW-2024 breed Bactrian camel chromosome 32, ASM4877302v1, whole genome shotgun sequence and contains:
- the TMEM233 gene encoding transmembrane protein 233 isoform X2; the encoded protein is MSQYAPSSDFKRALDSSPETNTEDEKTEEDAPMPRNYLWLSIVSCFCPAYPINIVALVFSIMDVCHHQLFLCVPQSLNSYNDGDIEGARRLGRNAKWVAVASIIIGLLIIAISCAVHFTRNA
- the TMEM233 gene encoding transmembrane protein 233 isoform X3: MSQYAPSSDFKRALDSSPETNTEDEKTEEDAPMPRNYLWLSIVSCFCPAYPINIVALVFSIMSLNSYNDGDIEGARRLGRNAKWVAVASIIIGLLIIAISCAVHFTRNLGSWRN